In Camelina sativa cultivar DH55 chromosome 13, Cs, whole genome shotgun sequence, the genomic window CTCTCTatctatatctctctctttctttttctctctaaaaaagctttagagcttcttcttcttcttctctttcaatggCGAAAGGAAACTCACATGACTTTACCTCCAAGAGACACAATAGTAGTTTCCACTGGACAAGAAAAGTCGGATCAGAcgaaaacgacgacgtttctTCCACCCATAACCCTCTTCCTGATCACAACAACGCTAAACCCGTTTCCAAAcacacttcttcctcttcttcttcctcttcctcttcctctaatGTAATCACTCAAAAACGAAAGCTTCAATCTTTCGCCGTGTCTCGTCTCCGTTCAGTCATAGCTACTTTAAGCAGAGCACGACCCGGTCACCACCACTCCGGACTCGGGTCACGGGTCGTCGGTACACTTTTCGGATCTCGTCGTGGACACGTGCATTTCTCTATCCAGAAAGATCCTAACTCTCCACCGGCGTTTCTCATCGAGCTCGCTACTCCGATTAGTGGGTTGGTTAAAGAGATGGCTTCGGGACTCGTCAGAATCGCTCTGGAGTGTGATAAAGGGAAAGAggaagacgaaggagaagaagaaaaaatcaaaactttacgTCACGGCGGAGGAGACAAGACGAAGACGGCGACGGCGACGGCGATTTCACGGCGGTTGGTTGAGGAGCCGATGTGGAGGACTTATTGTAACGGGAAAAAGTGTGGATTCGCGACGAGGAGAGAGTGTGGTGAGAAggagaaaaaggttttgaaagcGCTTGAGATGGTTTCTATGGGCGCCGGAGTTTTACCGGAGACGGAGGAGACAGGCGGCGACGGTGGAGGAGATGTGATGTATATGAGAGCGAAGTTTGAGAGAATCGTTGGATCGCGTGACTCCGAAGCTTTCTATATGATGAATCCTGATAGTAATGGAGCTCCTGAGCTTAGTATCTATCTACTCagaatctgatgaagaagacgaaggagatGACCAAAGCCTCGTCATCGAAAAGAATGTTTATGGTTTAAGTGAGATTTTCCGGTTGAATTACTTAATTAGTCGGTT contains:
- the LOC104736326 gene encoding protein MIZU-KUSSEI 1-like, which codes for MAKGNSHDFTSKRHNSSFHWTRKVGSDENDDVSSTHNPLPDHNNAKPVSKHTSSSSSSSSSSSNVITQKRKLQSFAVSRLRSVIATLSRARPGHHHSGLGSRVVGTLFGSRRGHVHFSIQKDPNSPPAFLIELATPISGLVKEMASGLVRIALECDKGKEEDEGEEEKIKTLRHGGGDKTKTATATAISRRLVEEPMWRTYCNGKKCGFATRRECGEKEKKVLKALEMVSMGAGVLPETEETGGDGGGDVMYMRAKFERIVGSRDSEAFYMMNPDSNGAPELSIYLLRI